A window of the Polaribacter batillariae genome harbors these coding sequences:
- the radC gene encoding RadC family protein, with translation MEKLTIKSWALDDRPREKLIAKGKTSLSDAELVAILIGSGNKKESAVALSKRILQSVDGNINELAKLSVEKLTEFNGIGEAKAISIITALELGKRRQLENTLEKPKISSSKDVANLMQLVIGDLEHEEFWVLFLNNSNKVMAKWQVSKGGLTATIVDVRLLFKRALELASVAIIVCHNHPSGKLQPSLADKQLTQKIKEAGTTLDVKLLDHLIITQKDYFSFADAGIL, from the coding sequence ATGGAAAAATTAACAATTAAATCTTGGGCTTTAGATGATAGACCTAGAGAAAAGTTAATTGCCAAAGGAAAAACATCTTTATCGGATGCAGAATTGGTAGCCATTTTAATTGGTTCTGGAAATAAAAAAGAAAGTGCAGTAGCACTCTCTAAAAGAATTTTACAATCTGTCGATGGAAATATAAACGAACTGGCAAAACTTTCTGTCGAAAAATTAACCGAGTTTAATGGAATAGGAGAGGCCAAAGCAATTTCGATTATTACAGCTTTAGAGTTAGGAAAAAGAAGACAGCTCGAAAATACTTTAGAAAAACCAAAAATATCGAGTAGTAAAGATGTAGCCAACCTGATGCAATTGGTAATTGGAGATTTAGAACACGAAGAATTTTGGGTTTTATTTTTAAACAACTCCAACAAAGTAATGGCAAAATGGCAAGTAAGTAAAGGCGGCTTAACCGCAACAATTGTAGATGTGCGTTTGCTGTTTAAACGCGCATTAGAATTGGCATCTGTAGCAATAATTGTTTGTCATAATCATCCTTCAGGAAAATTACAACCTAGCCTTGCAGATAAACAACTAACACAAAAAATTAAAGAAGCAGGCACAACTTTAGATGTTAAATTATTAGATCATTTAATTATTACTCAAAAAGATTATTTTAGCTTTGCAGACGCAGGAATTCTGTAG
- a CDS encoding polysaccharide deacetylase family protein: MILVYTHTITPRIRYIFKHIFTRILLIPVGFTSKVEEFVAHNGPKISYTKTPLGNEFFVKSNDLMFEQGVNDLDINMQKWEEVPCFFATGGKSTIPFDIFAASFYLITRYEEYLPHVKDVHGRYTAEQSLAYKNGFLEKPIVDIWAYKLLRILKEKFPEYEYKSRSYKYVSTIDIDNAYAYKYKSLIRTFGGLFNDFFKLRLLNVWNRLAVVSRLKKDPYDTFAEILRIKKQYHIRTVFFCTVGDYNTFDTNVSASKTKYKLQIKELVDYARVGLHPSYFTMQNPAILKKEKERLESITNMPVLRSRQHYLRFNLPDTYQQLIDLEIEEDYSMGYASNVGFRASTCTPFYFYDLDFEIQTPLKIFPFALMDTTLNDYLKITPKQSLGKIRDLRNEVKAVNGMFITLFHNETLSDYLRWKGWKRLYESMVKIATN; this comes from the coding sequence ATGATATTAGTTTATACACATACCATAACACCAAGAATTCGTTATATTTTTAAGCATATTTTTACACGAATTCTTTTAATTCCTGTTGGTTTTACTTCGAAGGTCGAAGAGTTTGTTGCACACAATGGTCCTAAAATTTCTTATACAAAAACACCACTTGGAAACGAGTTTTTTGTAAAAAGTAACGATTTAATGTTCGAGCAAGGTGTAAACGATTTAGATATTAATATGCAAAAATGGGAAGAAGTTCCTTGTTTTTTTGCTACTGGCGGAAAATCGACAATTCCTTTCGACATTTTCGCGGCAAGTTTTTATTTAATAACTAGGTACGAAGAGTATTTACCTCATGTAAAAGATGTTCATGGAAGATATACCGCCGAACAAAGTTTGGCATATAAAAACGGATTTTTAGAAAAACCAATTGTAGATATTTGGGCATACAAACTTTTAAGAATTTTAAAAGAAAAATTTCCAGAATACGAATATAAAAGCAGAAGTTATAAATACGTTTCTACCATCGATATCGATAATGCGTATGCTTATAAATACAAGAGTTTAATAAGAACTTTTGGTGGGCTTTTTAATGATTTTTTTAAATTAAGACTGTTAAATGTTTGGAATCGTTTGGCAGTTGTGAGCCGATTAAAAAAGGATCCTTACGATACTTTTGCAGAAATTTTAAGAATAAAAAAACAGTACCATATAAGAACGGTGTTTTTTTGTACAGTTGGCGATTACAATACATTCGACACCAATGTTTCTGCTTCAAAAACCAAATACAAATTGCAAATAAAAGAATTGGTAGATTATGCAAGAGTTGGTTTGCATCCTTCTTATTTTACAATGCAAAATCCTGCTATTTTAAAAAAAGAAAAAGAACGATTAGAGAGCATTACCAACATGCCTGTTTTAAGATCTCGACAGCATTATTTGCGTTTTAATTTACCAGATACTTATCAGCAATTAATCGATTTAGAAATCGAAGAAGACTATTCTATGGGTTATGCAAGTAATGTTGGTTTTAGGGCAAGTACGTGTACGCCTTTTTATTTTTACGATTTAGACTTCGAAATTCAAACACCTTTAAAAATATTTCCGTTTGCTTTAATGGACACTACTTTAAACGATTATTTAAAAATTACACCCAAACAATCTTTAGGGAAAATTAGAGATTTAAGAAACGAAGTAAAAGCAGTAAATGGTATGTTTATAACACTTTTTCATAACGAAACCTTAAGCGATTATTTACGTTGGAAAGGTTGGAAAAGGTTGTATGAATCTATGGTAAAAATAGCGACCAACTAA
- a CDS encoding acyltransferase — MNNKIDFLLFGWLVHIFYPKYYRPKYGYQKYYILFFQYIIPQFFFRLNPKVKWPVHFTSKVISPENISKGILCDPGDNLNNYIQANNGIIFGSNIELGPGVAIISSNHQSNNLSKHTKNKPIKIGNNVWIGANTTILPAVTIGNNVTIGANSLVSKNIPDNSIAVGNPCKVIKEKEDYSEDLSKIIFNKKVSEKYFNFLKSNV, encoded by the coding sequence ATGAATAATAAAATAGATTTTCTCCTTTTTGGTTGGCTTGTTCATATTTTTTATCCGAAATATTACAGACCAAAATATGGGTATCAGAAATACTATATTTTATTTTTTCAATATATAATTCCGCAATTTTTTTTTAGATTGAATCCGAAAGTAAAATGGCCGGTTCATTTTACGTCAAAAGTTATTAGTCCTGAAAATATTTCTAAAGGAATTTTATGTGACCCAGGAGATAATTTAAACAACTACATTCAAGCAAACAATGGAATTATTTTTGGTTCGAACATAGAATTAGGCCCGGGAGTTGCTATTATTTCTTCGAATCATCAATCAAATAACTTAAGCAAACACACAAAAAACAAACCCATTAAAATAGGGAATAATGTTTGGATTGGCGCAAACACTACCATTTTACCAGCAGTTACAATTGGAAATAATGTAACAATTGGTGCAAATTCTTTGGTTTCTAAAAATATACCAGATAATTCTATTGCTGTTGGTAACCCTTGTAAAGTAATTAAAGAAAAAGAAGATTATTCCGAAGATTTAAGTAAAATTATTTTCAATAAAAAAGTTTCTGAAAAGTATTTTAATTTCTTGAAATCTAACGTTTAA